One Arachis hypogaea cultivar Tifrunner chromosome 2, arahy.Tifrunner.gnm2.J5K5, whole genome shotgun sequence genomic window, TATAGGACTAGCTTTTCTCTGCTTTCACCATCAAAGACCCCTCTTGAAACACAATTTCATTTGAGTTTTCCTTaaacaattttaattaatatactcTCATCATCAACTTTTGGCTAAAGTAAAGCGCTCTAATACCATAAAGCAATATTAAAAGCAAAATATGGCATTATCTACTCAAAAGGGTCGCTCATTTTTATGCTTTTAAGCCTTCAAATAAGCATCTTTGGCCTTCTACGTGGCCATGTGGCTGAAAGCAATATCCAAGGGAATGAAGAGAGGGAAAAGGGGAAAAGATTAGTTAATAGTTATATTATATATTGGGCAGGGTGGGCAGCTTTAAAGGCTAGAATGGGGAGGAAAAAGTTGCCCTAATTTTGACATGACAGCCTTGTTAATGTAAAGGTGATGGGAATTACGTACCATACACTCACTCTTTTTCTCCAAAAGGTTTCTCGTTATTTTATGCTTCATATATATCTGCACTGCACTAAACAAACTTGTGCTCCATTAAGAATTTAAAAGGCCAGCATCATTAGGAATACAAATGATTACTCTTCCTCGTGTTATCTGCGCACAAccgcagagaagaagaagcaaatcTAGGCATTTCATGCCAGGGTATAGACTAGTACTATATTTATAATGGGTTTGTGGTGGGTGAATCTAAAAGTGTTCAATATGACAGCCTTATATACCCAAAACATTCGGTATTGTCTGTAATTTTAATGTTGgacaattttaaattctaatcttTAGAAAAGTTTTAGCTAGTTGAGTTCTTAAGTATTAATTTAAATGAATTTTCCCTACATCAAATGTAGGATTAATATTCTTCAACAAAACCATCTATTTCATTAACATTCAAAAGCAGATTTCTTGTGGAATATTAGTGGTTTAGTATGCTATAAGGTATAAATTCAGAACCTAATTTTATCTGGCTTTGAAGACATAATAATCAATAAACGCCAATTGGCAATTATCAGCAATTTCATCAATACGAGttcattatttttgtcaaaatgaaTTGTGTACCTCACCACACACAAACACAAGGAAAAGTTTAAAAATCTCTAAAAGAGTAAACACTTTAGGGAACGGGAAATATCATGCATAATTGCATAGAGAGTAGCCCCTGTGTAATTATTGATTTCGCCGGTCTAATTGCTAAGAGAGGCCCCACTCACTTCATCTTCACATATTCTAGAAAAGCTTATATTAAACCGTGGCAAAAGGCCATTTTCTAATCATGTCATTCTTGACTAATGATTTAGGAGTTTTATACCTAAACAATAACTCTCAATTCGATTGCCGAGACATATTTCTAAAACTCTATGCTAACTTACTCAATTTATATACACCAAAcatgttttcattttcaaaacaaaGACATCTCTATATGAAATCAGATTTACATGTACTGGTCTGTGAACCTAAGACATACTAAGCACTACAAAATTATGTACATTAATAACATGTGCAGTTATAGACTAATACATTTAAAGccaaaatataaagaaaatttataaaaagaaGTAATAAGACAAGGGAGGAATGTAAACTAACCTACAATCACTCAtcatcacaactttatttttctctgttttcttcAGCTAATCCAAGATCATAATTAAGTAATGGAGCAAGAGTGGCCTCCACAGCTGATCTCTGCTTGGTAATTTCGCGAAGAATGGCTAAATGAGCATCCTTACAAGCTTTTGCATCTGGGAAACCAAGGGTCCATCTCCCATCCACAAAATGATCAGGCATGCTAAAATGATCTCCTTTGGCTTTAGTTGCATACAACTTGGGGTTGAACTCTCTTATTCGAAGATGCAACCATGAGGGGTGATCCTTATCTATTGTTGGCTGTGAAACAGATAAAGAGGCAAATGActgaaaaaacaaataaatcaaaacatgatgaCTTGATCAAGATATTGACTTACACATAACCCTGCCAATGGAGCAATTGCTATCACTACCCCATGCCGGCTTCGAAATGGGTGTTTCTCTGTGAGAAGCAATTTTCCGGTATTCTTATGCACCATTGGTACTACATATACATCTCTAATTTCGGCATTTGAAAATGCAATTGTACAAGGTATTCCAGATTCTGCAGTAGTCAGCATTAGAGAATGAAAAAGAGACATGACGCCAGAGGCACAAACAAGTTGAAACAGAACGATGCCTACCCAAAGAAACATTAGACCCAAAGCTAGCAGAAGAAACATTTGAAGAACAGATTACTCCAGAATCATTGCTAGAAATGGCAATCAATGGATTCTCTGCCAACTCACGTTCGAAAATAAATGTCTTCAGCTGAAAGTGGAGAATAAAAGCCTAGAAAAATAATTGGTATCAGAATTACCATTCAAGATTTTTCAAAGAACAACCAATAAAAAGCATTACAAATTTACATATTTAACAGCACCAACCCAAATACTAAGTAAAAGATATTTAATAAAACAGGAAAACTCATAAACTGCcatgaaaacaagaaaagaaacatttGCAGTAAAGGATACTCTCAAAAAAACAAGACAAAACTCAAGAGCAAGGTTTGGAAAATAAAACATATTGGAAAGAGACACCCATCTCTGAGCATTAGGTAATTtaagagaaatcatccataaaagacaatttaaaagaataaattagaaCACCTTCACTGCATCAACTGTCTTTTGCCATGCAAAACAGGAAGATGTTTGACCTGTGAAAAAAACAATTCATTTACACATTATGAAATCAGTGCTCAGGACAATTCAATATAACGAGGGGAACATAAAGAAGTAATATACCATTGGTGGATTGTTGGGGAAGAACAAGTTCCAACATAAATATTGGATCTTTATATTGGGAAGATTGCTCCAAAACTGCATACAATATGTATGAAGGATGTGCATTagatttatttttagttattaaacaacaacaaaagccTAGTCCGGATAAATAGGGTTAGTTACCTAGATTAAGTGATGCTATTGCACTCtactaaaaatgaaaatttcaTTGGTTCAATGTGAATTTTACCTTTCTTTTGTCCTTTTTTAATTAGGAAATATGCATACACTCTTTTTCAGTTTTGTTAAACATATACTAGAATTATTGAACTAATCCAAAAGACAAATTACCCAACAAAGATGGATCAGGATCAACCTCAGTAAGAAGAGTAACAAATACCTTTTGTACAGCTTGACCATTCATTTCTTACAATATCCGGAATATGATCAAACCAAACTCCATCAAGTTCTTTCAGAAAATGTACATGTGAGTGATCATATGCAGTCTGCTCATGGAAACTAGAAACTATAAAACTTTAGAAAGTTTAAATGTATACAGCAATTCCAAAGCGAATGCATCTTTGATGCAAAACATCAATTTCACTTGGACATACTTTTGATAGGAAAAATATATCTAGTTATCTACTACCAATACTGTGAACAGAAGTAACAGTTTAGAAATCTTACATTGAATAGGaggagattatcatcatcaagtcCTTCTCTACAAAAGTTAAGAAGCTTTTGCAAGCACCACCCTGCATGCCACAGCATCTCTGGGGAGTGGGATTCCTGGAAGGCTAAAACCTTAAGCAAGGCATTTAAAATCTGTCAAATTTAAAAAGGGCATGATAAGTTTGTTATCATTTTAAATGCTATGAACCATCTTTGACAAATCTAAAAGCACACTCAAGGTGATGACGATGACGATGACGATGACAGTAAAACTCAAAGGATAACCAGATTAAATTGTTGACCATAATAAGGAAACATATACCTCAGGCATAAATCCACCGAAGATACTTGCATCCAAGGACTTTGAAGTCGATGTGTCATTTGTCTGCATTGAATAGAGGtaagaatgaaaactatatcATATAGTTGATAGTTGATCAATTATATAATGTATTTTGTACAATGCACGGCAGGTTTCCGTTAAATGATGAAAGAAAATCACATGAAACAAAAACCAAGTAAAAACATTTTCAGTCTGGGAACAATTAACTACATAACTGGTTGACATATTCAAATTGGTGCTAACGACTAAccatattttcttaattaatgattTAAGTACTTACATGTTCCTGAACTAGAGATATATTTACCAAGAAATATTTTGCTACCTTTAAAAGCAATAAAAAATGTTAACCCAAGTCCATCAACATATACCAATATATGTAACGGCCAACTgcagcccccccccccccccccaaaaaaaaaaaaaaaccgacaacacacagaaaaaaaaaacccttagtggggaaaaggaaaaaggaaaaacctTGGCTTCAGCTTTCAAATATAGAGAATCCTGGATATACTATTGTAATAGATGCAAAACAGTATAAGTATTCGCCATTTTGATTGTGGGTGCTCCTGATCAAATTCAAATCAATGTAATTATACTAACCATCGCATCCTGAGTCTGATACAGCCGAATCATTGGAGCTAATAGACTATCAAGATCTGCAAAACTTGCATGAAAAGCAACATCAAATAACATAATCGCTTAGTGAAAGACAACTTCTAGggtatatacataaataaaataagactacCTTTACTTTCAGCCAGAATAAGTAAGAGAAATGTAGAAGCTAACAGTAGGCATTGATCCTCAGAAAACACAAATGCAAGTATTCCTTGCCTGCAAGAGTTGTTACTTCATTATAGTTATAGTTATCAAGAAGATGCACTAGATGTTGCATAAACAAACTGCCTCAGGGGATGCTTCCACCTTCaactttgaaaaaagaaaaaagaaacaaccTTTTGGGACATATATCACCATTCAAGCAACTAATATTGACTCTGGTCCTGAAATCTTCCAAAAGAGAATCCAGATAGTTCCCATTGATGTTTCCATCTCCTTTTGACTCAGGAGCATAAGAAATAATCTTTTCCACTTCATTCAGGCACTTAGAAAATGGTTTAACTTCATTAGAGCTATCAGAAGCGTTCCCTTCGCTCAGAGTTCTCGCATTTAAGTTCAAAAAATGATACAGGATAACACCAGCCACGTTGTTAATCATGCTTCTTCCCCCAACGACTTGAAGAAGACGTGATAAGATATATAGTGAAGTGATAGCAGATAAATCTGAGCCCTGGGTAAAAGAACATATTGTTTGAATCAGCGCATCATGTGGAAATAAATCATGGATATAAATTCAAGTATAGCAACTAGCAAGATCAGCTGAAGCAGGCAGATTTCCTTCCCTTTTATTACAAAGTCCTTTGTCCACTTCACCTTTGAACACACTAAAAGAGCCAGACAACTaagcctcttttttttttttgtggtgggGGGAGAGGGGAGGATTATGATTGTAAAGAATTCTCTCAACTAAACTAAAAAAGTGAGTGACTATATTTTAGTACTGCAATATTGAAAGTAGTAGCTCCTTAAGAGTATGAAGGGATTCTGTTCTTAATCTGAAGACATTATTTTTATCCTCTCTATGCAAGCAGATTCTAAGAAAATCAATACTGCATACCATTACCAAGTGGGAAATTCCCAGTATATCATGATATATATTCAAACATTCACAAGTTAGAGAATTGTTTTATCAATTATCATCAATTCATATCAAGTATTAACAACTTTTAACACTAGAGTTGATATAGCAATGATATACCACACCAGAGGGAAACAGTAATTAGAGTAAACTAATTAGCAGGAAGTTCTCAGATCTCACATTATTATTCATTGAAGCTGGTAATGAGAATAGTACAGGAAACACTAGCCCATTCAGGAGATTCTCAGTAACCAATTGATTCAATCGAGGCTCATCAACACTAAGAATGTCTTTCAAGTAGTATAGTTCATCAATAATTTTATCAGATTCAAGAATCAATCCATTTCTTCTTTTTTGAGTGTCCATATCCCTGTTTGAATAAAGGGCAGTATCATTAGAAATCGGAATCACTCAAGCATATataaattaatgaaaaatatcTAACAAATGATTATACCCTTTTTCATGGAGAAAAGCATCTAAGAGAATACACATTTCTCGTAATCTGCCAACCATGACAGAGAAGTAGTCTGAAACTGGTGGCGTCATTATAAATTTATAGATCATCTCATCACTAACTGTCAAACCAAGACCCAAAATACTGTAAACATAGCACTAAGGCATGCTTATGACTTAGAAGCAGATCGAGAGCAGTATACCATTGTAGATGTTGAGAACTATTGTACGTACTGCTGTCTGAATCATCTTTTCCTCATGATGAGCAAACCTTAGAGCCTCAGTGTACAAGGGAAAGGAAACTACAGCATCCTGCAGTTGAATAATGCATCAAAGAAGATCATGCTGAATTTTGCCAGAGAAAACAAGCAAATTTTCCACTTCCACCACGAATTTATGGTAATGATTGCTTTCTCGTGCTTTGGTTTCAACAAATAACTAATACAAGATAGGAACTGCATATATTTTTAACCGATATCTTTCTCAACAAAAATGATATTACATTAGCTTTCTAAACGTGTGTAATTCAAAACTACTCTAGCATAGTAAATTCAACAAAACAAAGGATGAATTCATTATTCACTTGTCCTATTCAAAAGTGAGAAGACAATTATTTTAGCTCAATATACAGCAACAAACCATCATATTTACAAGTTTTGACCTACCCCATGTACATTCACAAGAAGGCAAAGTGTGTCTCTGTTTATTTTACCACTAACGGCCCTGAATGAAGAAATGAACCAAAAGTTAGTTTCTCCTTTTAGAATAAATATTAAAAGATAACAACAAACATAAAaccatgtgaaaaaaaaaatatcagaatCAGAAAATTTACACCCTTATGTGATTCACTAataaaagaaagaggagagaaaattTAGAACATAAAACTTGCAACACAACCTTAGAAAAGACACATAGTATGGAGCCAAGTCTCCCCCATCAAGTTCATACGGATGCAAAATGATGCTATTAATATAACCATTGCTGAAACAATAGTCTGCAAGATGCAAAGTCAGCACAACACATTCGATTAAGTACCAGTATGAAGCCTAAGACATACCAGTCGATAATATAAAAGTACCAACAGACCATCTGGATTCTGTGTGCCATATTTGACAACATTTCCGCATAGCATAAGATCTCGTGCATCACACTATTGATGGGTCTAAAGAtcttcaattaaaaaattaaagttttcaaCTCAAACAACTATTTCATGCCTAACAATGTATGAACAATAGGTAAAACTCTAAAGTCTAATGACCTTAGCCTGAAACATCAAGAAATACTAACAGTCTTACAAATTGCATGTTCATTATCCATGTTTTGAATCATTATGCTGAGATACTGAAGTAACGGTGCCTCAATTCTTGAATTTTCACTGATATCAAGCATTCGAACGAATTCCGCAACCACTTGGCGATCCATGAAACATCTGAACCATTTAATCaaatacaaaattcaaaattttcaagataATACTAACAAGATCAGAAGCAACGAGATTTTCCCAACAAGATCTTACTCAAGAATGGATGGATCATGTTTATCACCATAAGTAATTATCTCCACAACAGACTGCAATAAATCCAGCACTAATTCCTGCATAAAACAGCATGCATAATCACAATATGCTTTTTGTTCAATGAAAACAAAATACCACAATGAGAATAAAATTGACTTGTGTTACCCTGTTACGCATGTTCACAACTTTGATCTGCTTCAGTTCATCAATTACGGATCTGTAACCAGAAAATCATCAACAGCAATATTTATAATAAACAAGTTAAAGTTCCGTAAACAACAAAAGCCTCATAAGGCACTACAGAAACTTAATTTCCACAGCAAACTTCACGAAAAGATCAGGTcactaccaaaaagaaagatcATCAAAAATCTCAAAACAGACTCTTTAATCCTGTATAATAGCATTAATAAAAACAAGTTCTAATTCCGGTAACAAGAGTCCCATAAAGCACCACAGAAACTCAATTTATACAACCAAATTCATGAATAATCAAGTCACTACCTAAGAAGACCATCAGAATCTCATATCAAACCTTATCAAAGCAAATCCAGGACAATGTAATATATAAGAAACAAGTTCAAGCTCTGGAAAGTGGAAACAACTAAAGCCCTGTAATGCACAACAGAAACTCAATTTTCACTCTAAAACGCACAAGTGAACAACCAAGTCACAACTACACTACTAAAGGATCAGCAAAATATCAAAACGAACCTTAGCAAATCCATAACAATATCATCGATAAGAAATAAGTTCGAGCTCCGcagatttaaataaaataaaataaaaatcctcaTAAACTCAACTTCCACATCAAAACTCACAAACAAATAGTGCGCTAACTAAAAGGATCATCAAAATCTCAGAATGAAGCCAAACAAAGCCAAATCCATACAATATCATTTATAATCAACAAGTTCGAGCTCCAAAAAAAGCAAAATGCAACTTCCACACCAGAATTCACGAACAACTATAATTCACCACGTGAAAAATTCGTCAAAATCTCAAAATCGAACCATACCGAAGTCAGaagcagtaaaaaaaataaaaaacaacgaGAAGTCGCAAATTTCGAAGTTGTTTACCTGAAGTGTAGAACGGAGAAGCGATCAACAGATCGCCAGAAAGAGCGCATCATGGCGAAGAAAGCGAGGAGATCGAAGAGATCGTTGAGACCGATGCAGTTTTCGAAAATGTGACGACGAAGAAAGAGCAAAGAGTGGAAGAAATAGTGTTGACGTTTGTTCGCATTGCAGAGAgggaaaaaaatgaaagtgaaagtaaaaaagaaaaaagaaaaaacgaaaaaaaaaatggtgCAATGCAGAGTAGTTTGGCCGTTTGGTATTAAAATATGGAGTTTGATGAAGCAACTAACTCAACTACCTTTCAACGTCTCGATTTTAAAACCCTGATTGCTGTAACTAACTAAGTTTCTAATTAACTAACTCTGCTGAGCTGCGTCTTCTGAAGAAAAAGGATGTATGATATAAGGGTTCAGCATCTAAATGCgtaatgtttaattattaatttattaattttaaataacttttttctTAAAATAGTTGAACTTGTGacttaatattatataattatcaacTCTActacttatttttattattttacttgtATATTTTTTCTCTTAGTACCCttaagttttctttctttttttggttttttttaagtatttattATTGTAATACATTTAAGTTACTTCaagtttctatttttattttttatttttaaattttaggttAAATGATTAAATCAGGCATAGTATCATTAACATATTTGTATTTATATGGGCCGAAGCCTGATAAATTGCATCTGACCTTAATCCAAAACCTTGTGTTCATTAACCAAGGTTGGTTAATTGTTTGAATTCTTTGTGTAGGGTCAAACTTGAATACCCAATATCAAGACCCAAAATACCCTTGAATACCCAATATGATGGACTGGGCCCTTTTTAGGTCCaattgaaaaagacaaaaaaagcaAGGAGGATGAATTATTTGTTTACTACTTTTATTTaaggttattatttattatttttgttagagtataattaggataaATTAGATTAATTTGTATTATTTCAGGAGCAAGAAGACGAGCTGAGGTTGACTATGCTATTGGAGAAGTTTCAGCTGATTGTGGAAAAGCTTTAGTAGTTCGTCAAAACTTGAATACTGCAAGAGTAACAGAAGATGAGAGTTAGCGACGCTACAACATCTTTCACACAAGATGCACTGTTAAGTAGAAGGTTTACAAAGTCATCATAGATAGCAAAAGTTGTGAAAATGttgttttaaattatataataaacaaACTGAAGCTTCCAATCGAGTTACATCCTCATCCTTATAAGTTACATTGGTTAACAAAGGAAAATGAAGTTAGAGTAACAAAGCGATGTTGTGTCCAATTTTCTATAGGAAGCAAATACAAAGACAAAGTGTAGTGTGATTTCATTCCAATAGATGCATGTCATTTACTGTTAGGACATCTTTGGCAATATGATTTTCGAGCTATTCATGATGGTTTCAAAAATATATACTCCTTTGTTAAAAATGGCAAGAAGATCATATTAACTCCGTTATAACGTGTAGATAGTCAAAAAAATCAAGCTGAGTTATGTCTTTTCACATCTTTCAAGACCAAATGTACTCACTAATAAAATCTTTTACCAATACAAAATGAGTGTTTTTCAATCCAGTGAGAATAATGAAGAAGTTCTTTCCAACTAGGAAAAATAATACAGAagcatatatttttatatttgtgtcATTAATTAAAGTAGTATAGTTtagcatatattattatattgtgttATGAGTTAGTCTCACTTTACTTGAGTCATGAAATAAAGTTCTTCATCCCCTACTAGTATAAATATGCGTATGTGTCCCTTCTTGCTTACGAAGTTGAGTTGATTAAGTTATATCTTAAATAATGCTAATCGATCtcattgatcctaattatactaacaattttattaagatttatttattctgttattttttataattttattaatttttaattagatttttatacttttttcaatttgattcttatactatttttaattttgtaattatttttttttatataaaagttattaaaattaaaagaatgtttttcttaaaatatatgccattaaaggtctaaaagcatgtgtaaaaatttaattaaaaaaatttaaatatttaattataaatttaataaaattatagaaaacgaaaaattaaTTAAACCTTTTTTATATTGTCCCTATAATTAACGGTTAAGATATTTAGTAGTTAAGTTGACAAAATTGTAAACGTTCTGCCCCTTTTTGTTGGACAAAGAAAGAATTAGAAACTACTCCATCATCATTCACTCTTGATGATTCTTACCTTCCATCGGGGCCTTATTGTTGCTGTAACAATCATAGCATATTATTATAGCAGCTAACTGATAGGAAACGCATGTATGTGCAAAGTAAAAATTAATTTGGGTTAATCTAATAGTTAATTCATTAATTTGTTTAAGTAAGTACGAAAAATTATTTCATTTGAATTATTTTGTAGTTCACGAGTTTAAATGAATCTTCTTCAATAACGATAAAAGAATTATTTCATTTGATACAAGTaattctcaaaaatattttaaaataataaaaatttattaaaaactaaaatatataatttaaaattttttaagatctaatttaaatatttactctTTTATGTTATGAATTTATCAGTCATATGGGTTGACCAATGACCATATTAGACTGTCTAATTGCATGCATGGTATTTGAATTAACATTATTAGGGTTCACGTATATgagaagagcatgaaataaaaccgtatgatattatactaattaattatagAATGCCTAATTATATTGAGCTATGCATAAGAAAAAGGAGACCATCAACACTGTTCAATAACTTATGCTTTAAGCAATTCAACAATCTAAAATCCCATATGCAtgcattaatataataaataaaagaaatggtTTATTTAGTAGATGAACGAACCCTATTGGCTGCTACGTACACTAACTACTCTATCTTTTTAGTGGAGTAGAGGTATGCAATTCAATTGAAAGCCACGCACGACGCCCTTTAATCTTGTGAAAATTTTAATGCAGTCGacttcacataattctttaattttgtagAAATTCAGATGCAGTCaagttaacttcacgtgaagttaatagttgaaaaccgttaaataatttaacttatttaactaaattttcatcgAACGACTTTTGACTATCAACTTCATGTAAAGTCAATTGCACCTAAATTTTCACCTTAATTTTAGGTTTTACATTCATACTTTTTCTCACATTTGTCTTTGgagtatatatattattaggaAAAATTACCATTAcaattacaaaatttttattgataataaaGTTATAACTTTTGCTAACAGAAGTTCTATTACagatagtaaattttttttataaagatattataaatgtattaaacatatatataaccttttttaatttatatatacatgcATGCATGCAACAAATAAGTAGTGCCATTCTTGTGTAAGAGAGGACAAAAAAGAAGATGGAAAATAGTGCATAAGAAGGGAACAAAGAATAAATCAAAGATAACAAAAACCCTTTATTAAGTAGTCCCCATATTGAAAGAAAACTTTCCGAAAGAacatgaatagaaaaaaaaaatgactcTTTTTGGAGAGCATATcattttttaaaacataaatcTCTTAAGCAAGGAAGAACGAAGTGAGAGGCTAAGGAATATATATAATGACAATTGTATGCATATATAATTGCTTCTATGGGAAGAAAACAAATAAAGCACTCCAAGGATCAAATTTCAAAAGTCAATAGCTGAAACAATTAACAATTTGTAGCTTTTTCACTTTTTTGCATGGATATATAGGTCACTATAATCACCTTATGATATGTGTGCCACTCCTTTTGTGTGTGTTATATATCAGGAAAATTCTTTTATATGTCATGAAAATTACATTCTTTGAAAAATGGACGGAATTATGATGGTATGAAAATAACAAGACTCAAAACAACATACATTCATGATGATCGTAACCACAAATATTATCCGATGAGAATCACTTTAGCTCATCACAATGCTAAAGATGTGCATATTAATGTTTAGAAAATTGGTCACATAACCACCCCCAAAAAAATCATTATTAACACCCAAATGAGTAGTGACCACTATTTCAAATTATATGGGTTATGGGCACTCATTATCTTTTGACAAgattcaaataataatgcatcgc contains:
- the LOC112757982 gene encoding protein TRANSPARENT TESTA 9-like isoform X2 translates to MMRSFWRSVDRFSVLHFRSVIDELKQIKVVNMRNRELVLDLLQSVVEIITYGDKHDPSILECFMDRQVVAEFVRMLDISENSRIEAPLLQYLSIMIQNMDNEHAIYYCFSNGYINSIILHPYELDGGDLAPYYVSFLRAVSGKINRDTLCLLVNVHGDAVVSFPLYTEALRFAHHEEKMIQTAVRTIVLNIYNVSDEMIYKFIMTPPVSDYFSVMVGRLREMCILLDAFLHEKGDMDTQKRRNGLILESDKIIDELYYLKDILSVDEPRLNQLVTENLLNGLVFPVLFSLPASMNNNGSDLSAITSLYILSRLLQVVGGRSMINNVAGVILYHFLNLNARTLSEGNASDSSNEVKPFSKCLNEVEKIISYAPESKGDGNINGNYLDSLLEDFRTRVNISCLNGDICPKRQGILAFVFSEDQCLLLASTFLLLILAESKDLDSLLAPMIRLYQTQDAMTNDTSTSKSLDASIFGGFMPEILNALLKVLAFQESHSPEMLWHAGWCLQKLLNFCREGLDDDNLLLFNTAYDHSHVHFLKELDGVWFDHIPDIVRNEWSSCTKVLEQSSQYKDPIFMLELVLPQQSTNGQTSSCFAWQKTVDAVKAFILHFQLKTFIFERELAENPLIAISSNDSGVICSSNVSSASFGSNVSLESGIPCTIAFSNAEIRDVYVVPMVHKNTGKLLLTEKHPFRSRHGVVIAIAPLAGLCPTIDKDHPSWLHLRIREFNPKLYATKAKGDHFSMPDHFVDGRWTLGFPDAKACKDAHLAILREITKQRSAVEATLAPLLNYDLGLAEENREK
- the LOC112757982 gene encoding protein TRANSPARENT TESTA 9-like isoform X1, which encodes MMRSFWRSVDRFSVLHFRSVIDELKQIKVVNMRNRELVLDLLQSVVEIITYGDKHDPSILECFMDRQVVAEFVRMLDISENSRIEAPLLQYLSIMIQNMDNEHAIYYCFSNGYINSIILHPYELDGGDLAPYYVSFLRAVSGKINRDTLCLLVNVHGDAVVSFPLYTEALRFAHHEEKMIQTAVRTIVLNIYNVSDEMIYKFIMTPPVSDYFSVMVGRLREMCILLDAFLHEKGDMDTQKRRNGLILESDKIIDELYYLKDILSVDEPRLNQLVTENLLNGLVFPVLFSLPASMNNNGSDLSAITSLYILSRLLQVVGGRSMINNVAGVILYHFLNLNARTLSEGNASDSSNEVKPFSKCLNEVEKIISYAPESKGDGNINGNYLDSLLEDFRTRVNISCLNGDICPKRQGILAFVFSEDQCLLLASTFLLLILAESKDLDSLLAPMIRLYQTQDAMTNDTSTSKSLDASIFGGFMPEILNALLKVLAFQESHSPEMLWHAGWCLQKLLNFCREGLDDDNLLLFNTAYDHSHVHFLKELDGVWFDHIPDIVRNEWSSCTKVLEQSSQYKDPIFMLELVLPQQSTNGQTSSCFAWQKTVDAVKAFILHFQLKTFIFERELAENPLIAISSNDSGVICSSNVSSASFGSNVSLESGIPCTIAFSNAEIRDVYVVPMVHKNTGKLLLTEKHPFRSRHGVVIAIAPLAGLCSFASLSVSQPTIDKDHPSWLHLRIREFNPKLYATKAKGDHFSMPDHFVDGRWTLGFPDAKACKDAHLAILREITKQRSAVEATLAPLLNYDLGLAEENREK
- the LOC112757982 gene encoding protein TRANSPARENT TESTA 9-like isoform X4; protein product: MILSVIDELKQIKVVNMRNRELVLDLLQSVVEIITYGDKHDPSILECFMDRQVVAEFVRMLDISENSRIEAPLLQYLSIMIQNMDNEHAIYYCFSNGYINSIILHPYELDGGDLAPYYVSFLRAVSGKINRDTLCLLVNVHGDAVVSFPLYTEALRFAHHEEKMIQTAVRTIVLNIYNVSDEMIYKFIMTPPVSDYFSVMVGRLREMCILLDAFLHEKGDMDTQKRRNGLILESDKIIDELYYLKDILSVDEPRLNQLVTENLLNGLVFPVLFSLPASMNNNGSDLSAITSLYILSRLLQVVGGRSMINNVAGVILYHFLNLNARTLSEGNASDSSNEVKPFSKCLNEVEKIISYAPESKGDGNINGNYLDSLLEDFRTRVNISCLNGDICPKRQGILAFVFSEDQCLLLASTFLLLILAESKDLDSLLAPMIRLYQTQDAMTNDTSTSKSLDASIFGGFMPEILNALLKVLAFQESHSPEMLWHAGWCLQKLLNFCREGLDDDNLLLFNTAYDHSHVHFLKELDGVWFDHIPDIVRNEWSSCTKVLEQSSQYKDPIFMLELVLPQQSTNGQTSSCFAWQKTVDAVKAFILHFQLKTFIFERELAENPLIAISSNDSGVICSSNVSSASFGSNVSLESGIPCTIAFSNAEIRDVYVVPMVHKNTGKLLLTEKHPFRSRHGVVIAIAPLAGLCSFASLSVSQPTIDKDHPSWLHLRIREFNPKLYATKAKGDHFSMPDHFVDGRWTLGFPDAKACKDAHLAILREITKQRSAVEATLAPLLNYDLGLAEENREK